Sequence from the Paeniglutamicibacter cryotolerans genome:
TCGGCATGGCCGCCCCGGACGGAACCGCTGTGGCCGTGAAGATGCTCGATGGCAACACCCGCGGAACCACGCTGCTGGGCCTGACCCTGCTGGCGCAGACCGGCGCCATCCCCGTCGAGGCCCTGGCTTCCGTGCTGGCTAAGGTGCTGCCCCCGGTCATGGGCGGGTCGGTCAAGGTCGGGTCGGTGCGCCTCGCCGCACCGGTGCTGGCGCTGCTGGACCGCTAACCATGGGCATCAGGCGTCGCATCGACGCTGCGGACGGGGCGGCGGCCCTGGTGCGGTGGGCTCTCTGGGCGGATGCCGACCCGGTGCCGGAACCACTGCCGCGTCCGGTGCTCGCCATGGCGGTGCGCTTCACGCTGGAGGAACTGGCGGAGCGGGCCGAAGGCAATTCGGTGGAGGTGCGGGTTCCCCCGTTCGGTGTCACCCAATGCATCCCCGGGCCGCGGCATACCCGCGGCACCCCGCCCAACGTGGTGGAGCTCGCACCAGCCGTCTGGCTTGCGCTGGCCACCGGCCGCGCCGACTGGGCGGCAGAATCGGCAGCGGGAAGGGTTTCGGCCTCGGGGCTGCGCGCCGACCTGTCCGCGCTGCTGCCGCTCTTCGGTACCCTTTAACATATGGATTCCACCCCGAACACCCCAGCGTCCGCCGCCCAGCCGGGTCCCATCGAGGTCACGGTGCACGCTTCGCCGCGCTTCTGGCCATTCATCTGCACCGGGGCGGCGATCGGACTGATCCTGGCCATCATCTCCGCCTATGCCAGTGCCGAATCGGCGGATTTCACCCGCGGCACCATCGCGGCATTCCTCGGCACCGGGTTTGCTGCCGGAGGCGCATTTCTCGCCGGTATCGCGTATTTGATTGTGGATCGCGTCACACGTTCGCGCTCCCGCCGTGCCACAGCCCTGCCGTTGGGCGACTCCGAGGCCTAGATCGCCGGGTTTTTCGACCGCCGGGAGCAAAGAGCACCGCCGGGCCGTGAGATAATCAGTACATGGCACGTGGTGACGGAATGCTGACTCATGATCTTCTCCCCGACGAAAAGGGACCGCAGGACGAATGCGGTGTCTTCGGCGTGTGGGCGCCCGGCGAGGAGGTGGCGAAACTGACCTATTACGGCCTGTACGCCCTCCAGCACCGCGGACAGGAATCGGCGGGCATGGCGACCTCCGACGGGGTTCGCATCAATGTCTATAAGGACATGGGTCTGGTCTCACAGGTGTTCGACGAGAACACCCTCAACTCCATGAGCGGACACTTGGCCATCGGCCACTGCCGCTACTCGACCACCGGTGCCAGCCATTGGGCCAACGCCCAGCCGACCCTCGGCCCCACGGCCGAGGGCACTGTCGCCCTGGCCCACAACGGCAACCTGACCAACTCGGCGGACCTGCTGGAAATGGTCAAGGCCAAGCATGGCGACAAGGCACGCGGCGAAATGGCCCAGGGCAATACCACCGACACCGCCTTGGTGACGGCGCTGCTCGCCGGTTCCGACGGCCAGAGCCTCGAAGAGTCGGCCCTGGAACTGCTGCCCAAACTGCATGGTGCCTTCTGCTTCGTCTTCATGAACGAAAACACCCTCTACGCAGCCCGCGACACCTACGGCGTGCGCCCGCTGGTGCTCGGCCGCCTGGAACGCGGCTGGGTCGTCGCCTCCGAGCAGGCCGCCCTGGCCACCGTCGGTGCCAGCTTCATCCGCGAGATCGAGCCGGGCGAATTCATCGCCATCGACGAGGACGGCGTGCGTTCGCAGCGCTTCGGCGAGGCCACTCCAGCCGGCTGCGTCTTCGAGTACGTCTACCTGGCCCGCCCCGATGCCTCGATCAACGGCCGCTCGGTGTACGAATCCCGCGTCGAAATGGGCCGCCAGCTGGCCCGCGAGAACTCGGCCGACGCCGACATCGTGATCCCGGTCCCCGAATCCGGCACCCCGGCCGCCATCGGCTACGCCGAACAGTCCGGCATCCCGTTCGCGCACGGCTTCGTGAAGAACGCCTACGTGGGCCGCACCTTCATCCAGCCGTCCCAGACGCTGCGCCAGCTGGGCATCAAGCTCAAGCTCAACGCGTTGGAGCCGGTGATCAAGGGCAAGCGCGTCGTGGTGGTCGATGACTCGATCGTGCGCGGCAACACCCAGCGCGCCGTGGTGCGGATGCTGCGCGAGGCCGGCGCCGCCGAGGTCCACGTGAAGATCTCCTCCCCGCCGGTGAAATGGCCCTGCTTCTATGGCATCGACTTCGCCACCCGTGCCGAGCTGATCGCCAACGGTGCTGCCATCGACGAGATCGGCAAGTCCATCGGCGCCGATTCGCTGGCCTACATCTCCGAGGACGGCATGATCGGTGCCACCCTGCAGCCGCGCGAGCGCCTGTGTACCGCCTGCTTCACCGGCGACTACCCGATCGCGCTTCCCGGAGCCGACCGCCAGGGCAAGAACCTGCTCGAGCGCCCGGCATCGACCGGTTGCGAGCCGGGCCCCGATGCCGAGCTCGAAGCAACACTTTCAGCCGCCGACAAGACCCCCAGTAACTAGTTAAGGACGTTCCCAGAGATGACTGCGCCCACCCCTGAGACCCCCGCCGGGATCACCTATGCCTCAGCAGGCGTCGATGTCGAGGCCGGTGACCGCGCCGTAGAGCTGATGAAGGCGTCGATCAAGGCCACCCACAACGACTCGGTGCTGGGCGGAGTCGGCGGCTTCGCCGGCCTGTTCGACGCCTCGGCGCTGCTGGGCTACACCAAGCCGCTGCTGGCCACCTCCACCGACGGCGTCGGCACCAAGGTCGCCATCGCCCAGGCCATGGACATCCACCACACCATCGGCCACGACCTGGTCGGCATGGTCGTCGATGACATCGTCGTGGTCGGGGCCAAGCCGCTGTTCATGACCGATTACATCGCCTGCGGCAAGGTCGTCCCGGAGCGTATCGCGGACATCGTCCGCGGCATCGCCGAGGGCTGCCAGATCGCCGGCACCGCGCTGGTCGGCGGCGAAACCGCCGAGCATCCGGGCCTGTTGGGCGAGCACGAGTACGATGTCGCCGGCGCTGCCACCGGCGTCGTGGAGGCGGACCGCCTGCTCGGCCCGGAGCGCGTGCGCTCCGGCGACGTGATCATCGGCATGGCTGCCTCGGGGATCCACTCCAACGGCTACTCGCTGGTTCGCTCGGTCATCAACCACGCTGGTTGGGCCCTGGACCGCGAGGTTTCCGAGTTCGGCCGCACCCTCGGCGAGGAACTGCTCGAGCCGACCCGCATCTACACGGCCGACTGCCTGGACCTGATCGATACGCTGAACACCGGTTCGGCCATGCCCGTGCACGGTTTCTCGCACGTCACCGGCGGCGGCCTCGCCGCCAACCTGGCCCGCGTGCTCCCGCAGGGCCTGATGGCCACGGTGGACCGCTCCACCTGGGAACTGCCGGCCATCTTCAAGCTGGTCTCCGAGCTCGGCTCGGTGCCGCAGCCGGACCTCGAGCGCACGCTGAACCTCGGCGTGGGCATGGTCGCCATCGTCGATGCTGCCTCGGCCGACGCCGCAATCTCCCGCCTGAATGCCCGCGGCCTGGTCTCCTGGGCCATGGGCACCGTCGGTTCGATCACCGATGCGGCTGCAGCCTCCGGCCTGGACTTCGTCCAGGGCGCCAAGGGCGTCGACGGCGGCGCCGTGCTGATGCAGGGCAACTTCGCCCGCTAGCAGCCACGCGCTGAGCGGCTGAGGGGCGGCACCACCGGGTGCCGCCCCTCAGGCGTTTAACCAGTCAAACGGGCTCCGCCAGTGCTATGGCGGCCGATGCCCGATCCGGCCCGACGGGGCATCGAGCGACTGAAGCGCCTGCACGATGTTGGTGCGCCACCTGAAATCGGCCTTGGCGTCACCCCGGGTGGGTCCTCCGTTGATCAACCCCACGCCTTTTCCCGCGGCCCTGGCGTCGAGCAGCAGCTTGTAGCCGCTCATCACGGCCAGCGAGGAACCAATCACCAGCAGCGCGCTGGAACGCGCCTCGAGCTCGCGGATCAGTGCCTTGCGTTCGGGTGGCACGTTCTCACCGAAGTAGACGACGTTGGGTTTGAGCGCTTCGGAGCCGCAGGCCGCGCAGCCCACCATCATGAATTCGTCGACGTGCGCCTGGTCCTGGCTCACGTCCCCGTCCGGGTTCACCAGCGACGGGTCAAGGTCGATGCGTTCGAGGTACCCGGGATTTGCCCTATGCAGGCGCAGGTCAAGGGACCGCCGCTCCTCCATCGCCCCACAGTCCAGGCAGCGGATGTGTTCCATGTCGCCATGCAGGGCGATCACCGTGTGCGAGCCCGCGGCCACATGCAGCCCGTCGACGTTTTGCGTCACAATGCCGCTGATTTTCCCCGATGTTTCCCAGTGTGCCAGATGGTGATGGATCGGGTTCGGCACGGCCTGATCCATGTGCCGCCAGCCCACGAAGCTGCGGGCCCAGTAGCGGTGCCGGGCCGCCGGTTCATGCAGGAATTCCTGGTAAGTCATGGGCCGGTGACGGCGAAGGGAGCCGCGGGGTCCGCGGTAGTCGGGGATCCCGGAGTCGGTGGATACCCCAGCGCCGGTGAGCACCAGCACCGAACCGCGTTCCAGCATCTTCCGGATGCCGCGGCTGGCCACGAGCGGGTCCTGCAGCGGGGCGGTCTCCCCCACCACGCGTTCGATGGACCGCAGGGCCGCCCGGTGTGCCATCTCTACGCCGAGTTTCCCCTCGTGAAGCATGCTCATCCACTTCCTGGGAGTACGCCAAATGCCACCATCACCCGCACCGGTCGGTGCGGGTGATGGTGGTTGGTCATAAACACAACTACGAGAACCGGACCCGGCGACGGGCCGTGTGGTTCATATCAGGGAGTCGGCGCATCAGCCGATGCGCCGTTGGTCGTCCTCGTCATCGTCGTCGCCGTACGTATCGTCATAACCCGAATAGTCCGGTTCGACGGGTACATCGACATGATGCGGAGTGGCGGCACGACCATGCGTACCACCGAGCTCGCGTTCCAAGGCGGACAAATCAGTGGCCGGGGAGAAATACTTAATATCCCTGGCCTGTCGTGTCGCTTTTGCCTTCTGACGGCCGCGCCCCATGGCGTGACCCCCTTTTTTCAGTAGATCCGGAGGTGGTCCCCCACGTAGGAGGAGGCCCCGGAATATGTGACTAATTCTTTCGTATTCCTAGGTTAACATGTTTCGGCCGCGGGTGTCCCCTCGGCCATGCGTTTATGCCGCTAGAGTAGAAAATAATTCGCACCGGAGACGGCGTCAAAGAGGAGGTTGATCATGCTGGCTAACGATCGCCCCGAGCCCTCGCCCTACCAGCCGCCGCTGTCGGCCACCGCGCCGACCCGACGCCCGTTCGGAGTGTTCAGGTTCTGGCGAATCCTCGGCATCCTCTGCGTGGCGGCGCTGGTCTTCTACGGCGCAGGTAAGCTGATCGGCACCCGGCAATCCACAGTGGTCCCCGAAACAGCCGTCCCCCGCGATGCCAACCCCGGCTTGGACGGTGTCATCGCGTCCGATATGCCGGCGGCCCAGTTCAGGGTCGGAGATTGCCTACAGGGCTTCACCGACCCGCTGCAACCAGCGACGGTCGTCACCTGTGAGAACGCCCACAACGCCCAGTACATC
This genomic interval carries:
- a CDS encoding sterol carrier family protein, with product MGIRRRIDAADGAAALVRWALWADADPVPEPLPRPVLAMAVRFTLEELAERAEGNSVEVRVPPFGVTQCIPGPRHTRGTPPNVVELAPAVWLALATGRADWAAESAAGRVSASGLRADLSALLPLFGTL
- the purF gene encoding amidophosphoribosyltransferase, with the translated sequence MARGDGMLTHDLLPDEKGPQDECGVFGVWAPGEEVAKLTYYGLYALQHRGQESAGMATSDGVRINVYKDMGLVSQVFDENTLNSMSGHLAIGHCRYSTTGASHWANAQPTLGPTAEGTVALAHNGNLTNSADLLEMVKAKHGDKARGEMAQGNTTDTALVTALLAGSDGQSLEESALELLPKLHGAFCFVFMNENTLYAARDTYGVRPLVLGRLERGWVVASEQAALATVGASFIREIEPGEFIAIDEDGVRSQRFGEATPAGCVFEYVYLARPDASINGRSVYESRVEMGRQLARENSADADIVIPVPESGTPAAIGYAEQSGIPFAHGFVKNAYVGRTFIQPSQTLRQLGIKLKLNALEPVIKGKRVVVVDDSIVRGNTQRAVVRMLREAGAAEVHVKISSPPVKWPCFYGIDFATRAELIANGAAIDEIGKSIGADSLAYISEDGMIGATLQPRERLCTACFTGDYPIALPGADRQGKNLLERPASTGCEPGPDAELEATLSAADKTPSN
- the purM gene encoding phosphoribosylformylglycinamidine cyclo-ligase — its product is MTAPTPETPAGITYASAGVDVEAGDRAVELMKASIKATHNDSVLGGVGGFAGLFDASALLGYTKPLLATSTDGVGTKVAIAQAMDIHHTIGHDLVGMVVDDIVVVGAKPLFMTDYIACGKVVPERIADIVRGIAEGCQIAGTALVGGETAEHPGLLGEHEYDVAGAATGVVEADRLLGPERVRSGDVIIGMAASGIHSNGYSLVRSVINHAGWALDREVSEFGRTLGEELLEPTRIYTADCLDLIDTLNTGSAMPVHGFSHVTGGGLAANLARVLPQGLMATVDRSTWELPAIFKLVSELGSVPQPDLERTLNLGVGMVAIVDAASADAAISRLNARGLVSWAMGTVGSITDAAAASGLDFVQGAKGVDGGAVLMQGNFAR
- a CDS encoding Sir2 family NAD-dependent protein deacetylase, translating into MLHEGKLGVEMAHRAALRSIERVVGETAPLQDPLVASRGIRKMLERGSVLVLTGAGVSTDSGIPDYRGPRGSLRRHRPMTYQEFLHEPAARHRYWARSFVGWRHMDQAVPNPIHHHLAHWETSGKISGIVTQNVDGLHVAAGSHTVIALHGDMEHIRCLDCGAMEERRSLDLRLHRANPGYLERIDLDPSLVNPDGDVSQDQAHVDEFMMVGCAACGSEALKPNVVYFGENVPPERKALIRELEARSSALLVIGSSLAVMSGYKLLLDARAAGKGVGLINGGPTRGDAKADFRWRTNIVQALQSLDAPSGRIGHRPP
- a CDS encoding DUF3073 domain-containing protein, which gives rise to MGRGRQKAKATRQARDIKYFSPATDLSALERELGGTHGRAATPHHVDVPVEPDYSGYDDTYGDDDDEDDQRRIG
- a CDS encoding septum formation family protein, giving the protein MLANDRPEPSPYQPPLSATAPTRRPFGVFRFWRILGILCVAALVFYGAGKLIGTRQSTVVPETAVPRDANPGLDGVIASDMPAAQFRVGDCLQGFTDPLQPATVVTCENAHNAQYIGSFLAEGDAFPGSSELLSLSEKGCKAIRLDPGSALDSSWLYRFSHPSKATWAEGDRAVDCFLSLTDGTVRSSLLPQTPVSMHS